The proteins below are encoded in one region of Equus przewalskii isolate Varuska chromosome 1, EquPr2, whole genome shotgun sequence:
- the FAM24B gene encoding protein FAM24B: protein MYCSLKFMLIVIFLCCRHSSSYEDLGADKSKVNTVIMFCIGGGILVAMLVLIGVVICLYVQVASALKAIPCPVATPCDRAGSLNFRLVSRVCLGPALNFPDPPDTCNKRTEKKNSNPMLVCVCLFLRAPMVPACLALKNNPAMVTQDKVATAITTGSYPNLQCCDECSLYADFDSLPPCFCDVNEGL from the exons ATGTACTGTTCCCTAAAGTTCATgttaattgtaatttttttgtgcTGTCGGCATTCATCCAGCTATGAAGACTTAGGTGCTG ATAAATCTAAAGTCAACACCGTAATTATGTTCTGCATTGGTGGCGGTATCCTGGTGGCCATGCTCGTGCTGATAGGTGTTGTCATCTGTCTTTACGTCCAAGTAGCCAGTGCATTGAA GGCCATTCCTTGCCCTGTGGCCACACCCTGT GACAGGGCAGGGAGCCTTAATTTCAGGCTGGTGTCACGTGTTTGCTTGGGTCCAGCTCTGAACTTCCCAGATCCCCCTGACACTTGTAACAAACGGACTGAGAAGAAAAATTCTAATCCcatgcttgtgtgtgtatgtcttttcTTAAGAGCTCCAATGGTACCTGCTTGTTTGGCCTTAAAAAATAATCCAGCCATGGTCACCCAGGACAAGGTCGCCACAGCCATCACCACTGGGTCTTATCCCAACCTCCAATGCTGTGACGAGTGTAGCTTGTATGCCGACTTTGATTCCCTGCCACCGTGCTTCTGTGACGTAAACGAGGGACTCTGA